In one Culex quinquefasciatus strain JHB chromosome 2, VPISU_Cqui_1.0_pri_paternal, whole genome shotgun sequence genomic region, the following are encoded:
- the LOC6031480 gene encoding protein unc-119 homolog has translation MSVVGKKLSSISSAAPKGSSSAGPSEESAASAAAAATPIGSSPLPAVITPDYVLKMTKITDDYLCAPEANVYDIDFTRFKIRDMESGAVLFEIAKPGPPEQPTAAAQSSATDSCSGAGAVEGTDDHPAATELDEEPMDLNAGRYVRYQFTPQFLKLKTVGATVEFTVGGRSVKNFRMIERHFFQDKLLKTFDFEFGYCIPYSKNTCEHIYEFPTIPPDLVNEMIMNPFETRSDSFYFVDNSLVMHNKADYAYNGGL, from the exons ATGAGCGTCGTCGGAAAGAAGCTTTCATCGATTTCGTCAGCTGCCCCAAAGGGTTCGTCCTCGGCGGGGCCCAGTGAAGAATCGGCTGcgagtgcagcagcagcagctacaCCCATCGGCAGCAGTCCACTGCCCGCGGTCATCACGCCCGATTACGTGCTGaagatgaccaaaatcaccGACGACTACCTGTGCGCCCCGGAAGCCAACGTGTACGACATTGACTTTACCCGCTTCAAAATCCGAGACATGGAGAGTGGGGCCGTCCTGTTCGAGATTGCCAAACCTGGCCCACCGGAACAGCCCACAGCTGCAGCCCAGAGCAGTGCCACCGATTCGTGTTCCGGTGCTGGGGCGGTCGAGGGAACCGATGACCATCCCGCCGCCACCGAACTCGACGAGGAACCCATGGACTTGAACGCGGGACGATACGTACGGTACCAGTTCACGCCACAGTTCCTCAAGCTGAAAACTGTCGGGGCAAC CGTGGAATTCACGGTCGGCGGGCGGAGTGTGAAAAACTTTCGGATGATTGAGCGGCACTTTTTCCAGGACAAACTGCTGAAAACGTTCGACTTTGAGTTTGGCTACTGCATTCCGTACTCGAAAAACACCTGTGAGCATATTTACGAATTTCCCACCATCCCACCGGATCTAG TGAACGAGATGATTATGAACCCGTTTGAGACGCGCTCGGACAGCTTCTACTTTGTCGACAACAGTCTGGTGATGCATAACAAGGCGG